The following proteins are co-located in the Siansivirga zeaxanthinifaciens CC-SAMT-1 genome:
- a CDS encoding TonB-dependent receptor plug domain-containing protein, with protein MNNLLKNIKRFFPVIFLLIIFNTKVIAQENKTVPNIEKTYLHTDRDTYFLGETLWFKAYNVYAFNNFLFDNSKVLYVELIAPDSKIIARNKIELVKGIGNGDFTLADSLGVKKPGLYQLRAYTNWNRNFGDSFVFKKEINILNAFDLNNQIRDNNQKKEKASNSKQLKETEAQTFQFDFFPEGGSLIQNVSSIVAFKATDSNGQPILVKGKIFDSNGVLITLFLSLHDGMGKFQFIPKKDMEYHALITQNNGLEIKVPLPKALNTGYVLGYRHINDKSILIIKTNQETLDNNPNPILSFVCKSRGISYLEGTHQITNITTSLQIPTDNFPEGIIQMTLHDENKIPHSERLVYNNKKHDFEVTLNTNKSTYAPNEKAILNLKAKTKSGDVLPASFSVSVTDTNGADALDKNVSTICSYFLMESDIKGRVNNPGYYFDSTNTKRLEHLDLLLLTQGWRDFLWKTIPERTETKPYALEKGISISGRVKQLFGKKAKEGANVTLALMNANGLKIENTETDTLGQFSFVNLYFKGKTNMFLNTVNKKGKAKGEIILYPIDQPPLPINFKTNITVKPIDSTFKDIKEAVLRKYVNYGVALENVLDEVEIIATKKTKTTSLYGIPDYSYVVDEKSPITNDIFQFIQMTIPSVIVDGTSIRFTRYNGAALIILDGFPLNDASQLSYIQPDNVEKIDAIKGPSAAIYGSVAANGVIAIYSKDSTDNVSEKKQYHSISEKVDGFYEAKIFYSPDLNAPNYFKDNKDAVRNTIYWNPYAHLDKTGNFSATFFNTELETKVKVSLEGITTTGVPVVKHTYYSIKKM; from the coding sequence TTGAACAATTTATTAAAAAATATAAAACGCTTTTTTCCTGTCATTTTTCTATTAATTATATTTAATACAAAGGTTATAGCCCAAGAAAATAAAACAGTTCCAAATATTGAAAAAACGTATTTACATACCGATAGAGACACCTATTTTTTAGGAGAGACGTTGTGGTTTAAGGCCTATAACGTTTATGCGTTTAATAATTTCTTATTTGATAATAGCAAAGTTTTGTATGTAGAACTTATTGCACCCGACTCGAAAATTATAGCTAGAAATAAAATTGAATTAGTTAAAGGGATAGGTAATGGCGATTTTACGTTAGCAGATAGTCTTGGTGTAAAAAAGCCAGGTTTATATCAACTAAGAGCTTACACTAATTGGAATAGAAATTTTGGAGATTCGTTTGTTTTCAAAAAAGAAATAAATATTTTAAACGCCTTCGATTTAAATAATCAAATAAGAGATAACAATCAAAAAAAAGAGAAAGCATCCAATTCAAAGCAATTAAAAGAAACAGAAGCCCAAACCTTTCAGTTCGATTTTTTTCCTGAAGGCGGCTCTTTAATACAAAACGTATCCAGTATTGTTGCCTTTAAAGCTACCGACAGCAACGGACAACCCATACTGGTAAAAGGTAAAATTTTTGACTCTAATGGCGTATTAATTACCTTGTTTTTAAGTCTGCACGACGGTATGGGAAAATTTCAATTTATTCCTAAAAAAGATATGGAATATCATGCTTTAATAACTCAAAACAATGGCTTAGAAATAAAAGTGCCGTTGCCAAAAGCATTAAATACAGGCTATGTGTTGGGTTATAGGCATATTAATGATAAATCTATTTTAATAATTAAAACCAACCAAGAAACCTTAGATAATAATCCAAATCCAATCCTAAGTTTTGTTTGTAAAAGCCGTGGGATATCTTATCTCGAAGGCACCCATCAAATAACCAACATAACGACATCTTTACAAATACCAACCGATAATTTTCCAGAAGGGATTATTCAAATGACACTTCATGATGAAAACAAGATTCCACACAGCGAACGATTGGTTTACAATAACAAAAAACATGATTTTGAAGTCACTTTAAACACCAACAAAAGCACGTATGCTCCCAACGAAAAAGCAATATTAAATTTGAAAGCTAAAACAAAAAGCGGCGATGTTTTACCTGCTAGCTTTTCGGTAAGTGTTACAGATACTAATGGTGCAGATGCACTGGATAAAAACGTTTCAACAATATGTTCTTATTTTTTAATGGAATCTGATATTAAAGGACGAGTTAACAATCCGGGATATTATTTTGATAGTACCAACACCAAACGATTAGAACATTTAGACTTATTGCTTTTAACCCAAGGTTGGCGTGATTTTTTATGGAAAACCATTCCCGAAAGAACTGAAACAAAACCTTATGCGCTTGAAAAAGGTATATCTATTTCGGGTCGCGTAAAACAATTATTTGGTAAAAAGGCTAAAGAAGGTGCCAATGTTACTTTAGCTTTAATGAATGCTAACGGCTTAAAAATAGAAAATACCGAAACAGACACTTTGGGGCAGTTTAGTTTTGTTAATTTATATTTCAAGGGAAAAACAAACATGTTTCTTAATACGGTAAACAAAAAGGGAAAAGCCAAAGGCGAAATAATTTTATATCCCATAGACCAACCACCACTTCCTATTAACTTTAAAACTAATATTACTGTTAAACCTATAGATTCTACTTTTAAAGATATAAAAGAAGCTGTTTTACGAAAATATGTTAATTACGGTGTCGCCTTAGAAAATGTCTTGGATGAGGTAGAAATTATAGCAACAAAAAAAACAAAAACCACAAGTTTGTATGGTATACCCGATTACAGTTATGTTGTAGACGAAAAATCGCCAATAACGAATGATATATTTCAATTTATACAAATGACTATTCCAAGCGTAATTGTTGATGGCACTTCTATAAGGTTTACAAGGTATAATGGTGCTGCTCTTATTATATTAGACGGATTTCCATTAAACGACGCTTCGCAATTATCCTATATACAACCAGATAATGTAGAAAAAATTGATGCCATAAAAGGTCCCTCTGCGGCAATTTATGGATCTGTTGCTGCAAATGGTGTTATTGCCATTTACTCAAAAGACAGTACAGATAATGTTTCAGAGAAAAAGCAATATCATTCCATATCAGAAAAAGTAGATGGCTTTTATGAAGCGAAGATTTTTTATTCACCAGATTTAAATGCCCCAAATTATTTTAAAGATAATAAAGACGCTGTTAGAAATACCATTTATTGGAATCCTTATGCGCACCTAGATAAAACAGGCAACTTTTCGGCAACTTTTTTTAATACAGAATTAGAAACTAAAGTAAAAGTTTCTTTAGAAGGAATAACAACAACTGGTGTTCCAGTGGTAAAACATACGTATTATTCAATTAAAAAAATGTAA
- the lepA gene encoding translation elongation factor 4: MKNIRNFCIIAHIDHGKSTLADRLLDYTGSVTEREKQNQLLDNMDLERERGITIKSHAIQMDYVYQGEKYVLNLIDTPGHVDFSYEVSRSIAACEGALLIVDAAQSIQAQTISNLYLALENDLEIIPVLNKVDLPSANPEEVTDDIVDLLGCKPEDVIHASGKTGFGVDNILAAIIERIPAPKGDPNAPLQALIFDSVYNSFRGIETYFRVFNGEIKKGQKIKFVATDNEYYADEVGTLKLTQVPKQSVKTGDVGYLITGIKTAKEVKVGDTITDFANPTKNIVEGFEDVKPMVFAGIYPVDTEDYEELRSSMEKLQLNDASLVFVPESSAALGFGFRCGFLGMLHMEIIQERLEREFDMTVITTVPNVSYYAYTNKDPETPFIVNNPSDLPDPSTVNRVEEPYIKATIITKSDFVGNVMSLCIEKRGIVSGQTYLTPERVELTFEMPLAEIVFDFYDRLKTVSKGYASFDYHPIGMKTSKLVRLDILLNAQPVDALSALIHADNAQNIGKKMCEKLKELIPRQQFDIPIQAAIGAKIISRETIKALRKDVTAKCYGGDISRKRKLLEKQKKGKKRMRQVGNVEIPQQAFMAVLKLND; encoded by the coding sequence ATGAAAAATATTAGAAACTTTTGCATTATTGCACATATAGATCACGGTAAAAGTACGCTCGCAGACCGTTTATTAGATTATACGGGGTCTGTTACCGAACGTGAAAAGCAAAACCAGTTACTCGATAATATGGATTTGGAGCGCGAACGTGGTATTACCATAAAATCGCACGCCATTCAAATGGATTATGTTTACCAAGGTGAAAAATATGTGTTAAATCTAATTGACACCCCTGGTCACGTCGATTTTTCTTATGAAGTTTCCCGTTCTATCGCTGCTTGCGAAGGCGCTCTATTAATTGTTGATGCTGCACAAAGCATACAAGCGCAAACCATTTCTAATTTGTATTTGGCTTTAGAAAACGACCTAGAAATTATTCCGGTACTTAATAAAGTAGATTTACCCAGTGCAAACCCAGAAGAAGTAACCGACGATATTGTTGATTTACTAGGATGTAAACCCGAAGATGTTATTCACGCCAGTGGAAAAACAGGCTTTGGTGTAGATAATATTTTAGCGGCCATTATAGAGCGTATTCCTGCTCCTAAAGGCGATCCTAATGCACCGTTACAAGCTTTAATTTTCGATTCTGTTTATAATTCTTTTAGAGGTATTGAAACCTATTTTAGAGTTTTTAATGGTGAAATTAAAAAAGGACAAAAAATTAAATTCGTTGCTACCGATAACGAATATTACGCCGACGAAGTTGGTACCTTAAAACTAACTCAAGTACCCAAACAAAGTGTAAAAACTGGTGATGTTGGTTACTTAATAACTGGTATTAAAACGGCTAAAGAAGTAAAAGTTGGGGACACCATTACAGATTTTGCCAACCCAACTAAAAATATTGTTGAAGGCTTTGAAGACGTAAAACCTATGGTTTTTGCCGGTATTTACCCAGTAGACACCGAAGATTACGAAGAGTTGCGTAGCTCGATGGAAAAACTACAACTTAACGATGCCTCTTTGGTTTTTGTTCCTGAGAGTTCGGCTGCTTTAGGTTTTGGTTTCCGTTGTGGGTTTTTAGGTATGCTTCACATGGAAATTATTCAAGAACGTTTAGAGCGTGAGTTCGATATGACCGTTATTACAACCGTTCCCAACGTGTCGTATTATGCTTATACCAACAAAGACCCCGAAACACCTTTTATAGTTAATAACCCTTCCGATTTACCAGATCCTTCTACCGTAAATCGTGTGGAAGAACCTTATATAAAAGCCACCATTATTACAAAATCAGATTTTGTGGGTAATGTGATGTCGCTTTGTATTGAAAAGCGAGGCATTGTTTCTGGACAAACGTATTTAACTCCAGAACGTGTAGAGTTAACTTTTGAAATGCCTCTGGCAGAAATTGTATTCGATTTTTACGACCGATTGAAAACCGTTTCAAAAGGTTACGCATCATTCGATTACCATCCTATTGGAATGAAAACTTCTAAATTGGTGCGATTAGATATTTTATTAAATGCACAGCCAGTAGATGCCCTTTCAGCATTAATTCACGCCGATAATGCTCAAAATATTGGTAAAAAAATGTGTGAGAAATTAAAAGAATTAATCCCGCGCCAGCAATTCGATATTCCAATTCAGGCTGCTATTGGTGCAAAAATTATTTCTCGCGAAACCATTAAAGCTTTACGTAAAGATGTAACTGCCAAATGTTATGGTGGCGATATATCTCGTAAGCGTAAACTATTAGAAAAACAGAAAAAAGGTAAAAAACGTATGCGACAAGTTGGTAATGTAGAAATACCGCAACAAGCATTCATGGCAGTACTCAAATTAAATGATTAA
- a CDS encoding glycogen synthase yields MNIIHISAECYPVAKVGGLADVVGALPKYQNSLSNRSQVIMPFYDNKFTQENSFSSVYQGELFLGNTPYQFKVLVLDQKPLDFDVFFIDVPELLFKDYVYSWDDTERFLAFQIAALDWLLTWDIKPSIIHCHDHHTGLIPFMLQESYKYEVFRKTPNILTIHNAQYQGWFSHDKVGLIPPFNFDHVGLLDWGGNINPLAAAIKCAWWITTVSPSYMEELKQAANGLEDLLKNEADKCSGILNGIDWKVWNPETDHYIVKNYSVATVDEGAQANKKYLCDTFNLDFNKPLFAFIGRLVDEKGSDLFPEVFKIALEKNNLTILLLGSGVPFVQSQLEALKKDFVGTYNAFIGYDEKLSHIIYSGADFLLMPSRVEPCGLNQMYALRYGTIPIVRSIGGLKDTVTDIKEQDGFGICHDDVSVEAINHAIFRAIDIYGDQKKYKQIRSKIMEIDHSWDVSANQYINLYNSIKTN; encoded by the coding sequence ATGAACATTATTCATATAAGTGCAGAATGTTATCCAGTTGCTAAAGTTGGAGGACTTGCCGATGTTGTTGGTGCACTACCTAAATATCAAAACTCTTTATCGAATAGGTCTCAAGTTATTATGCCTTTTTACGATAATAAGTTTACTCAAGAAAATTCATTTTCTTCGGTTTACCAGGGTGAACTATTTTTAGGAAACACACCGTATCAATTTAAGGTTTTAGTGTTAGATCAAAAACCTTTAGACTTTGATGTGTTTTTTATTGATGTTCCTGAATTATTGTTTAAAGACTATGTTTATTCCTGGGATGATACCGAGCGTTTTCTGGCTTTTCAAATTGCTGCTCTAGACTGGTTACTTACTTGGGATATTAAACCAAGCATTATTCACTGTCATGATCATCATACAGGACTCATTCCTTTTATGCTTCAAGAAAGCTATAAATATGAAGTTTTTAGAAAAACACCTAACATATTAACCATTCATAATGCCCAATATCAAGGTTGGTTTTCACACGATAAAGTAGGTCTTATTCCGCCTTTTAATTTCGACCACGTCGGACTTTTAGATTGGGGAGGAAACATAAATCCTTTGGCAGCAGCCATTAAATGTGCTTGGTGGATAACTACCGTTTCGCCAAGTTATATGGAAGAACTAAAACAAGCTGCAAACGGATTGGAAGATTTATTAAAAAATGAAGCCGATAAATGTTCGGGTATTTTAAACGGTATCGATTGGAAGGTTTGGAACCCAGAAACAGATCATTATATCGTTAAAAATTATTCTGTTGCCACCGTAGATGAAGGTGCACAAGCAAATAAAAAATACTTATGCGATACCTTTAATCTCGATTTTAACAAACCTCTTTTTGCTTTTATAGGCAGATTGGTAGACGAAAAAGGTTCCGATTTATTTCCTGAAGTATTTAAAATAGCTCTCGAAAAAAACAACCTAACCATATTATTATTAGGTTCTGGTGTTCCTTTTGTTCAATCGCAATTAGAAGCATTAAAAAAAGATTTTGTTGGTACCTACAATGCCTTTATTGGTTACGACGAAAAACTATCGCACATTATTTACTCTGGCGCCGATTTTTTATTAATGCCATCGCGCGTAGAACCTTGTGGTTTAAATCAAATGTATGCACTACGCTACGGCACTATACCTATTGTTAGAAGTATTGGTGGTTTAAAAGACACGGTAACAGACATTAAAGAACAAGATGGTTTTGGTATTTGCCATGACGATGTTTCGGTAGAAGCCATTAACCATGCCATTTTTAGGGCTATCGACATCTATGGCGATCAAAAAAAATACAAACAAATTAGAAGTAAAATTATGGAAATAGACCACTCTTGGGATGTTTCTGCAAACCAATACATTAACTTATATAATTCCATTAAAACTAACTAG
- a CDS encoding glucose-1-phosphate adenylyltransferase — MINNKVLSIILGGGQGSRLHPLTEKRSKPAVPIAGKYRLVDIPISNCINADIKRMFVLTQFNSASLNRHIKDTYHFSFFSSAFVDVLAAEQTPENKGWFQGTADAVRQSMHHFLRHDFEYALILSGDQLYQMDYDKMIEAHEKSGAEISIATIPVNKKDATSFGILKANDESIVTAFIEKPDASLLPDWTSEVSNEMKNEGRNYLASMGIYIFNRDLLIELMSDHSTNDFGKEIIPQSIEKHKTLSYQYEGYWTDIGNIDSFFEANIGLTDDIPKFDLYDKTKRIYTHARMLPTTKLAGTILEKTIIAEGCLISAAKIEQSVIGIRSRIGKESTVIRTYMMGSDYYETLKEIDDKKIKILMGIGERCFIKNAILDKNCRIGDDVRINGGSHLSDTETETYAIKDGIVVIKNGATIPNGFVI, encoded by the coding sequence ATGATTAATAACAAGGTTTTATCCATCATTTTAGGTGGTGGTCAAGGTTCAAGATTACATCCATTAACCGAGAAAAGGTCTAAACCTGCCGTACCAATAGCAGGAAAATACAGATTGGTTGACATCCCTATTTCAAATTGTATTAATGCAGACATAAAACGTATGTTTGTTTTAACGCAGTTCAACTCAGCGTCTTTAAATCGCCATATAAAGGATACCTATCATTTTAGTTTTTTTAGTAGTGCTTTTGTTGATGTATTAGCTGCAGAACAAACTCCCGAAAATAAAGGATGGTTTCAAGGAACTGCCGATGCTGTTCGCCAAAGTATGCATCACTTTTTAAGACATGATTTTGAGTATGCTTTAATTCTATCTGGCGACCAATTATACCAAATGGATTACGATAAAATGATAGAAGCCCACGAAAAAAGTGGTGCAGAAATATCGATTGCTACCATACCAGTAAATAAAAAAGATGCCACCTCCTTTGGAATTTTAAAAGCCAATGATGAAAGTATTGTTACCGCTTTTATTGAAAAACCCGATGCGAGTTTACTTCCCGATTGGACATCAGAAGTTAGTAACGAAATGAAAAACGAAGGCAGAAACTACCTGGCTTCTATGGGTATTTACATCTTTAACAGAGATTTGTTAATTGAGTTAATGAGTGATCACTCTACCAACGATTTTGGTAAAGAAATTATTCCGCAGTCAATAGAAAAACACAAAACCTTAAGTTACCAATACGAAGGTTACTGGACAGATATAGGAAACATAGACTCGTTTTTTGAGGCTAACATTGGGTTAACCGACGATATTCCAAAATTCGATTTATACGACAAAACCAAACGTATATACACGCATGCCCGCATGTTACCAACCACAAAACTGGCTGGAACTATTTTAGAAAAAACAATAATTGCAGAAGGTTGTTTAATTAGTGCTGCAAAAATTGAGCAATCGGTTATTGGTATTCGTTCTAGAATAGGAAAAGAATCGACCGTTATTAGAACCTATATGATGGGTAGCGATTACTATGAAACCTTAAAAGAAATAGACGATAAAAAAATAAAAATATTAATGGGAATTGGTGAGCGTTGTTTTATTAAAAACGCCATTCTAGATAAAAACTGCCGCATTGGAGACGATGTTAGAATTAATGGTGGTAGTCATTTATCAGACACCGAAACCGAAACCTATGCCATTAAAGATGGTATTGTAGTAATTAAAAATGGAGCAACAATCCCTAACGGATTTGTAATTTAA
- the glgB gene encoding 1,4-alpha-glucan branching protein GlgB: MAQVKVYSLFTDFDINLFKAGKHYRLYEKFGSHITTVDGIEGTYFAVWAPSAKQVSVIGDFNFWTEGEHQLNVRWDSSGIWEGFIPFVGKGNIYKYKIESHNQGIKTEKADPYARRCEHPPKTASIIWDDRYKWKDDEWLKKRKKHNALDAPYSVYEVHLGSWKRQIEEDRFLSYYELADDLVNYVKDMNFTHVELMPIMEYPYDPSWGYQLTGYFAPTSRFGYPEEFKYLVDKLHQNDIGIILDWVPSHFPEDAHGLGFFDGSCLYEHPDRRKGYHQDWKSLIFNYERNEVKSFLISNAIFWMDQYHADALRVDAVASMLFLDYSREDGQWEPNIYGGRENLAAIEFLKELNKEIYASFPDVQTIAEESTAFPGVSKPVFLGGLGFGMKWMMGWMHDTLDYFSKDPIYRKYHQNDITFSLAYAFSENFMLPLSHDEVVYGKNSILGRMPGDEWQRFANLRLLYGYMFTHPGTKLLFMGGEIGQYNEWDFQGSLDWNLLEFKPHKDTQNFYKALNKLYKTTPALYEKGFSGEGFEWISYDDHENCVISYIRKGYNPDENVIVVCNLTPTTREKYKIGVPVKGKLIEIFNSDSLEFGGSGVSNSNEITTVKKSWNGKTFSAEITLPPLAITVFKYN; encoded by the coding sequence ATGGCACAAGTAAAAGTTTATAGTCTATTTACAGACTTCGATATTAACCTTTTTAAAGCAGGTAAACACTATAGGCTTTATGAAAAATTTGGATCTCATATTACAACCGTAGACGGGATAGAAGGAACCTATTTTGCCGTTTGGGCGCCAAGCGCAAAACAAGTTTCTGTTATTGGAGATTTTAATTTCTGGACAGAAGGTGAACACCAACTCAATGTACGCTGGGATAGTAGCGGTATTTGGGAAGGTTTTATTCCTTTCGTAGGAAAAGGGAATATTTATAAATACAAAATTGAAAGCCACAACCAAGGTATAAAAACCGAAAAAGCCGATCCATATGCAAGGCGTTGCGAACATCCTCCAAAAACAGCCTCAATTATTTGGGACGATCGTTATAAATGGAAAGATGATGAATGGCTTAAAAAACGTAAAAAACACAATGCCCTAGATGCGCCATACTCGGTTTACGAAGTGCATTTAGGCTCTTGGAAACGACAAATTGAAGAAGACCGTTTTTTATCATATTACGAATTAGCCGACGACTTAGTTAATTATGTAAAAGACATGAATTTTACTCACGTAGAACTCATGCCTATTATGGAATACCCTTACGATCCGTCATGGGGTTACCAATTAACCGGGTACTTCGCTCCTACTTCAAGGTTTGGTTATCCCGAAGAATTTAAATATTTAGTTGATAAATTACACCAAAACGATATAGGTATCATTTTAGACTGGGTACCATCGCATTTCCCAGAAGATGCTCATGGCCTAGGCTTTTTTGATGGTTCGTGTTTATACGAACATCCCGACAGGCGTAAAGGCTACCATCAAGATTGGAAAAGTTTAATTTTTAATTACGAAAGAAACGAAGTAAAATCGTTTTTAATAAGTAATGCTATTTTTTGGATGGATCAATATCACGCCGATGCTTTACGTGTCGATGCCGTTGCTTCCATGCTGTTTTTAGATTATTCCAGAGAAGATGGCCAATGGGAACCAAATATTTATGGTGGTAGAGAAAACCTAGCGGCCATAGAATTTCTTAAAGAATTAAATAAAGAAATTTATGCCTCATTTCCAGACGTACAAACCATTGCCGAAGAATCTACAGCCTTTCCAGGAGTATCTAAACCCGTATTTTTAGGTGGTTTAGGTTTTGGAATGAAATGGATGATGGGCTGGATGCACGACACCCTCGACTATTTTAGTAAAGATCCTATTTATAGAAAATACCATCAAAACGACATTACGTTTAGCTTAGCTTACGCATTCTCTGAAAACTTTATGCTTCCGCTTTCTCATGATGAAGTCGTTTATGGCAAAAACTCCATCTTAGGCAGAATGCCAGGCGACGAATGGCAACGTTTTGCAAACCTGCGTTTGTTATATGGCTACATGTTTACGCATCCTGGTACCAAATTATTGTTTATGGGTGGTGAAATTGGGCAGTACAACGAATGGGATTTCCAAGGTAGTTTAGATTGGAATTTACTCGAATTTAAACCTCATAAAGACACTCAAAATTTTTATAAAGCCTTAAATAAGTTATACAAAACAACACCGGCCCTTTACGAAAAAGGCTTCTCAGGTGAAGGTTTTGAATGGATAAGTTACGACGATCATGAAAATTGTGTTATTTCATACATTAGAAAAGGTTATAATCCCGATGAAAACGTAATTGTGGTGTGCAACTTAACTCCAACAACTAGAGAAAAATATAAAATAGGTGTTCCTGTAAAAGGAAAACTTATTGAAATTTTTAATAGTGATAGTTTAGAGTTTGGTGGTAGTGGGGTTTCAAATTCTAATGAAATAACTACAGTTAAAAAATCATGGAACGGTAAAACTTTTTCAGCAGAAATTACCTTACCTCCTTTAGCCATTACCGTTTTTAAATACAATTAG